From the Marispirochaeta aestuarii genome, the window TAAAGAGCATAGCTGGTAACAAAACCATTTTCTGTCCCTGCCTGAATATTATATCCAGGCTTCAGTTGCCCATTCTGCATATGATCTTCTTTCATACGCATGAAAGTTGCATCAGGATCGGTCTTGGAAAAGCTGCGACGCTCTCCAAGGGTAACTCTATACTGTTCATATTTTTGCTTACGTGGAAGAAGATCACGAGCAAGTGTTTTATGGACTTTCAGGAGTTTTTTTTTACCTGTTTGTCTTCCTCATTTGATAGATTCTCAAGGGTTCTGTTTATCTGAGCTGCCATTTGGGCGATAGTCTCAGAACTCACCGGTCCTTTTCCCATTTCGGGTAAATCATCCTCTCCAAACTCTATGTTTTCTTCTGCTGTCAGTCGCTGTACTTCTTTAAGGTACTGGCGGACCTTTTCTTCAAGACGGCTATCAAATGTCTCTACAGCTTTTTTCCAGACAAATGTATACCGGTTAGCCCGTGATTCAATCTTTGTTCCATCTACGTACAATGTATTGAGACTAACATACCCTTGTTTGTGGAGTAATTTTACAACCTCTACAAAAACTTCATTGATAACGGAAGTAAGCTTGTCCTTCCGGAAATTATTTATTGTACGAAAATCAGGGGACTGACAGCCGGCGATCCATCGAAAATAGATGTTCTCCCGCACATTTTTTGCTATCATGCGAGAACTACATACGTTATTTAGATAACCGTAGACAATTACTTTCAGAAGCATAAGGGGATGGTAACGACTGGCGCCACCTCCGACATACTTCTTTAGAATCGGGGTAAGATTCAACTGATCTAATGTTGAGTCAACTAAACGAACAAGGTGGTTAGCTGGGATCATTTCATCCGCAGTAGGCGGAAACAGCTCTCCTTGACCAACAACATACGGCTTAAAGGTTACTTTGTCAGAAACTCCTCTTGGCATAGTGAATTCTAGCATAACCTATAGCACATGTAAATTTAAAAAGGGACTGCCTACTTAATAGACAGCCCC encodes:
- a CDS encoding transposase is translated as MPRGVSDKVTFKPYVVGQGELFPPTADEMIPANHLVRLVDSTLDQLNLTPILKKYVGGGASRYHPLMLLKVIVYGYLNNVCSSRMIAKNVRENIYFRWIAGCQSPDFRTINNFRKDKLTSVINEVFVEVVKLLHKQGYVSLNTLYVDGTKIESRANRYTFVWKKAVETFDSRLEEKVRQYLKEVQRLTAEENIEFGEDDLPEMGKGPVSSETIAQMAAQINRTLENLSNEEDKQVKKNS